A stretch of the Sulfolobus acidocaldarius SUSAZ genome encodes the following:
- a CDS encoding thermopsin, producing the protein MNFKSIYLIILLSALIIPYIPQNIYFFPHRNTTGATIGSSLYVNPYLYYTSPPAPAGIASFGLYNYSGKVTPYVITTNEMLGYANITSLLAYYKKALRYGVNPYSATLQFNIVLSVNTSNGVYAYWLQDVGQFQTNKNSLTFIDNVWNLTGSLSTLSSSAITGNGQVASAGGGQTFYYDVGPSYTYSFPLSYIYIINMSYTSNAVYIWIGYEITQIGHTKYATVNYYDKITIKQANIISASLMINGNTYTPDGLYYDAELVWGGGGNGAPTSFNSLNCTLGLYYISNGKITPIPSLYTFGSNTAEAAYNVHTTLNNGVPTAYKGIEDLVILTNNFSVILI; encoded by the coding sequence ATGAATTTTAAATCCATTTATTTAATAATTTTGTTAAGTGCCTTAATAATACCATATATTCCACAAAATATCTATTTTTTCCCTCACCGTAACACGACAGGAGCCACTATAGGCTCAAGTCTCTATGTAAATCCCTATCTCTACTACACATCCCCTCCGGCTCCTGCAGGTATTGCGTCATTTGGACTATACAACTACTCAGGTAAGGTAACGCCCTATGTAATAACCACAAATGAAATGTTAGGATATGCGAATATAACATCATTATTAGCGTACTATAAGAAAGCATTGAGGTATGGAGTAAATCCCTACAGTGCAACTCTACAGTTCAATATCGTACTCTCTGTAAACACTAGCAATGGAGTATATGCCTACTGGCTACAGGATGTCGGACAGTTTCAGACAAATAAGAATTCCTTAACGTTTATTGACAATGTGTGGAATTTGACAGGAAGTTTATCAACTTTAAGTTCAAGTGCAATAACAGGTAATGGGCAAGTTGCATCCGCAGGTGGTGGACAAACCTTCTATTATGATGTGGGACCCTCTTACACTTATTCCTTCCCACTCTCATACATTTACATAATAAACATGAGCTACACCAGTAACGCAGTCTATATTTGGATAGGTTATGAGATTACACAAATAGGACATACTAAATATGCCACCGTAAACTACTACGATAAGATAACAATAAAGCAGGCGAACATTATCTCTGCATCACTCATGATAAACGGAAACACTTACACTCCAGACGGTCTATATTACGATGCTGAACTAGTTTGGGGTGGTGGAGGAAACGGTGCACCAACATCATTTAATTCATTAAATTGTACATTAGGGCTGTACTACATCAGTAATGGTAAGATAACTCCTATTCCTTCACTATACACTTTCGGCTCCAACACAGCTGAGGCTGCATACAATGTCCACACAACCTTGAACAACGGAGTGCCTACAGCATATAAGGGCATTGAGGACCTTGTCATATTGACAAATAACTTCAGTGTTATACTGATCTAA
- a CDS encoding dihydroxy-acid dehydratase (catalyzes the dehydration of 2,3-dihydroxy-3-methylbutanoate to 3-methyl-2-oxobutanoate in valine and isoleucine biosynthesis), protein MPESKLNSPLRYHGIYNAPHRAFLRSVGLTDGEINKPLVAVATAWSEAGPCNFHTLSLAHVAKEGAKEGGLTPLAFPTIVVNDNIGMGTEGMRYSLVSRDLIADMVEAQFNAHAFDALIGIGGCDKTTPGILMAMARLNVPSIYIYGGSAEPGFYLGKRLTIEDVHETIGAFIAGKIDEHELYEIEKRAHPTVGTCSGMFTANTMGSMSEALGMALPGSASPTATSSRRVMYVRETGKAVSKLLENGVKSRDILTFEAFENAIAVLMAMGGSTNAVLHLLAIAYEAGVKLTLDDFNRISKRTPYIGSLKPGGDYVMADLDEVGGVPLVMKKLLDAGLLNGDVLTVTGKTMKQNLQEYRIPNIPHNHIVKDVKNPIKPRGGIVILKGSLAPEGAVIKVAATNVTRFEGKAKVYNSEEQAFKGIQSNEVKDGEVVVIRYEGPKGGPGMPEMLRVTAAIVGAGLSNVAMVTDGRFSGATRGPMVGHVAPEAIVGGPIAIVEDGDVIVIDVENERLDLKLSEAEIKRRLNNWSPPESRYKSGLLAKYASLVAQSSMGAVTRPAIK, encoded by the coding sequence ATGCCAGAAAGTAAATTAAATAGTCCTTTAAGATACCACGGTATATATAATGCACCACATAGGGCTTTTTTGAGATCAGTAGGTCTCACAGATGGTGAAATAAACAAACCACTTGTTGCAGTAGCCACAGCCTGGAGTGAAGCTGGTCCATGTAACTTTCACACATTGTCTTTAGCACATGTAGCTAAGGAAGGGGCAAAAGAAGGAGGACTAACACCATTAGCCTTTCCAACAATAGTAGTTAACGACAATATAGGTATGGGAACTGAGGGAATGAGATACAGCTTGGTCAGCAGGGATCTAATAGCTGACATGGTAGAGGCTCAATTTAACGCACACGCCTTCGATGCATTAATCGGTATTGGAGGTTGTGATAAGACAACTCCAGGAATCCTAATGGCTATGGCTAGATTGAATGTCCCCTCAATTTACATTTATGGCGGATCAGCTGAGCCTGGCTTTTACCTCGGTAAGAGATTGACCATAGAGGATGTCCATGAAACTATAGGTGCATTTATTGCAGGGAAAATAGATGAACATGAATTGTATGAAATAGAGAAGAGAGCCCATCCAACTGTAGGTACATGCTCAGGTATGTTCACAGCAAACACAATGGGCTCTATGTCTGAAGCATTAGGTATGGCTTTACCAGGCAGTGCTTCTCCCACAGCCACTTCTTCCAGAAGAGTAATGTATGTCAGAGAGACTGGAAAGGCAGTGAGTAAATTACTTGAGAACGGAGTTAAATCAAGGGACATATTAACTTTTGAGGCATTTGAAAACGCAATAGCGGTTCTAATGGCAATGGGCGGGTCGACAAATGCAGTCCTTCACTTGCTTGCAATAGCTTATGAGGCTGGAGTGAAGCTAACATTAGATGATTTCAATAGGATCTCAAAGAGGACACCGTATATAGGTAGTTTGAAACCTGGTGGAGATTATGTCATGGCAGATTTAGATGAAGTGGGTGGTGTGCCCCTTGTAATGAAGAAATTATTAGATGCAGGATTGCTCAATGGAGACGTGTTGACTGTTACCGGCAAAACAATGAAACAAAATCTACAAGAGTACAGAATTCCTAATATTCCTCACAATCATATCGTAAAAGATGTCAAAAATCCCATAAAACCAAGGGGTGGGATAGTTATACTCAAGGGAAGTCTAGCACCTGAAGGTGCAGTTATAAAAGTCGCAGCAACTAATGTTACAAGGTTTGAGGGCAAAGCTAAGGTTTACAACTCAGAGGAACAAGCCTTTAAGGGTATTCAGAGTAATGAAGTAAAAGACGGAGAGGTCGTTGTCATAAGATATGAAGGACCAAAGGGAGGACCTGGTATGCCTGAAATGTTAAGAGTTACTGCTGCAATAGTCGGTGCTGGATTAAGTAATGTTGCCATGGTTACAGATGGTAGATTTTCAGGGGCAACCAGAGGACCTATGGTGGGTCATGTGGCTCCTGAGGCTATAGTAGGAGGACCAATAGCCATTGTTGAAGATGGTGATGTTATAGTAATAGATGTCGAAAACGAGAGACTTGATCTAAAGCTATCTGAAGCTGAGATTAAAAGAAGGCTCAACAACTGGTCTCCTCCAGAATCCAGGTATAAGTCTGGCTTACTGGCTAAATATGCGTCGTTAGTAGCTCAATCTTCCATGGGTGCTGTGACAAGACCTGCGATTAAGTGA
- a CDS encoding carboxymethylenebutenolidase, whose amino-acid sequence MTESKEIFFESYDGAKLRTFLARPESPKLAVILIHEIWGLNENIKDIAVRLANEGYLAFAPQLYTRQEDILSPSNIEKVMSKVWSIPPEKRSDPNVYQQVLSSLDDKGKKVVETLVLNRSKFEEQMIKDLVKTYDYLHSQGFNKIVSMGFCMGGGLAFQLATEVPLDGAIVFYGRNPQPLEAIQKLKGAVLGLYAGEDPPIDAGLPDLISAMIKYKKDLELKIYPGAYHAFFNDRGRVYNKEASEDAWERVKNFLRRVSK is encoded by the coding sequence ATGACTGAAAGTAAGGAAATATTTTTTGAATCGTATGATGGAGCAAAACTAAGAACGTTTTTAGCAAGACCAGAAAGCCCAAAACTGGCTGTAATTCTAATCCATGAGATATGGGGATTAAATGAGAATATAAAGGATATAGCAGTGAGACTAGCAAATGAGGGCTACCTAGCCTTTGCACCGCAGTTATACACTAGACAAGAGGATATCCTCTCCCCGTCAAACATAGAAAAGGTAATGTCAAAAGTTTGGAGTATTCCCCCTGAAAAAAGGTCAGACCCCAACGTCTACCAACAAGTTCTGTCATCCCTTGACGACAAGGGCAAAAAAGTAGTTGAAACTCTAGTTTTAAACAGGTCAAAGTTTGAGGAACAAATGATAAAGGACCTAGTAAAGACTTATGACTATCTCCACTCCCAAGGATTTAACAAGATAGTGAGTATGGGCTTTTGCATGGGCGGTGGACTAGCATTTCAGTTAGCAACTGAAGTTCCCTTAGACGGAGCAATAGTATTTTACGGTAGAAATCCGCAACCCTTGGAAGCTATTCAGAAACTGAAGGGAGCTGTTTTAGGACTTTATGCAGGAGAAGATCCACCGATAGATGCTGGGCTACCTGACTTGATCTCTGCAATGATTAAGTACAAGAAAGATTTAGAACTCAAGATATACCCTGGAGCATACCATGCGTTCTTTAACGACAGAGGTAGGGTGTATAATAAGGAAGCCTCAGAGGACGCATGGGAGAGGGTCAAAAACTTCCTTAGAAGGGTATCAAAATGA
- a CDS encoding ribonuclease H gives MNIGYFDGLCEPKNPGGIATYGFVIILEDGNTVKGYGLASKPFSKDSTNNVAEYTGIICLMRKMIELKLSNPKIRGDSQLVIRQLRGEYKVKSLRIKPLYEKALELVRQLNAELEWVPREQNEEADQLSRVAYDLVRQGKLTQIGCMH, from the coding sequence ATGAACATTGGATACTTTGATGGGTTATGTGAACCGAAAAATCCTGGAGGAATTGCCACATATGGCTTTGTGATTATTCTGGAAGACGGAAATACGGTCAAAGGATATGGTTTAGCCTCCAAGCCATTCTCCAAGGATTCCACAAACAATGTAGCTGAATATACTGGAATAATTTGCCTGATGCGTAAAATGATTGAACTGAAGTTGAGTAACCCAAAAATAAGGGGAGATTCTCAATTAGTAATAAGACAATTGAGGGGAGAGTATAAGGTGAAATCGTTAAGAATAAAGCCTCTTTATGAGAAGGCTTTGGAACTGGTAAGACAACTTAACGCTGAGTTGGAGTGGGTTCCAAGAGAACAGAATGAGGAGGCTGATCAGTTGAGTAGAGTAGCTTATGATCTCGTGAGACAGGGTAAACTAACCCAGATCGGTTGTATGCATTAG
- a CDS encoding flavin reductase — MTFIHYGGKFYRLVHPRPTVIIGSLCEDGRVNLMPASWNMPVSEEPETIGVSVYKETFTYRCLKFHAYATINVPGPELLDLTYSLGSVSGKDVDKVKKFNVELVESEKINVPGMAKAIAIYETRIYNQIDVGECTLFVFEVLKSKVRDGITNQSGLDLRKTNLLLHGSGKIFHYVDKSMLSARELD, encoded by the coding sequence ATGACTTTTATACATTACGGAGGAAAATTCTATAGATTGGTACACCCTAGACCTACTGTTATTATAGGATCTCTATGTGAAGACGGAAGAGTAAATCTTATGCCAGCTAGTTGGAATATGCCCGTAAGTGAAGAGCCAGAAACAATAGGTGTATCAGTATACAAGGAGACCTTCACATACAGGTGTTTAAAGTTTCATGCTTACGCTACCATAAATGTTCCTGGACCAGAACTACTAGATCTCACTTACTCTCTAGGTTCGGTGAGTGGAAAGGATGTAGATAAGGTGAAGAAGTTTAATGTGGAGCTAGTGGAGAGCGAGAAGATAAATGTTCCTGGGATGGCTAAGGCTATAGCAATATATGAGACAAGGATATATAATCAGATAGACGTCGGTGAATGCACTCTATTCGTATTCGAGGTGTTAAAAAGTAAAGTTAGGGACGGAATTACTAACCAATCTGGACTCGATTTACGTAAGACTAACCTATTACTTCACGGCTCAGGTAAAATATTCCACTATGTGGATAAATCTATGTTATCTGCCAGGGAATTGGACTAA
- a CDS encoding membrane protein: protein MDVWLIPILQVLVWIVSIGLTSTLLAKATMEIEKKLDSGLTGGLILGLINSLPETIIITEAVLSGANEVAVGSITGSLLFIFTFGIGLISVVYYFRYKSKTIQIDGDISSEYTSLLIALVTFTLVLLVFRSVNYYASILLLIPYVYYVYRRYRGRRVDVRREFNVRKTILLLSIGAVMLFLISNFFVSSLVSLSTVFNIPTVVLASVLVPIASELGDGFLALSLLYNSASNVDTVITNFMGGKLENLTLLLSIPGFYTTVNLVSNHLDVILIPLSVLSLLMIIRDKNIKISEGLALITIYPILILFLLLR from the coding sequence TTGGACGTATGGCTTATACCTATATTACAAGTTCTGGTTTGGATAGTTTCAATTGGTTTAACTTCCACACTGTTAGCAAAGGCTACCATGGAAATTGAGAAGAAATTAGATAGTGGATTGACCGGTGGGCTAATACTTGGGCTAATAAACAGTCTGCCTGAAACAATCATAATAACGGAAGCTGTCCTGTCAGGTGCAAATGAAGTAGCTGTAGGTTCCATAACGGGAAGCCTCTTATTCATATTTACATTTGGTATAGGGTTGATCTCGGTCGTCTACTACTTTAGATACAAGTCTAAAACTATTCAAATAGACGGGGATATCTCCAGTGAGTATACATCATTACTTATAGCATTGGTAACGTTTACCCTAGTTCTTTTGGTATTCAGAAGTGTGAATTATTATGCATCAATCCTGCTTCTAATACCTTATGTATATTACGTTTATAGGAGGTATAGGGGGAGAAGAGTAGATGTGAGACGTGAGTTTAACGTAAGAAAGACAATTCTCCTCTTAAGTATAGGGGCTGTGATGCTTTTTTTGATATCAAACTTCTTTGTGAGTTCATTAGTTTCTCTGTCTACAGTTTTTAATATACCCACTGTTGTTCTGGCGTCAGTTTTGGTTCCTATTGCCTCAGAACTTGGAGACGGATTTTTAGCATTAAGTCTATTGTATAACTCAGCTTCGAATGTCGATACTGTAATCACTAACTTTATGGGAGGAAAACTGGAGAACTTAACATTACTGTTGAGTATTCCTGGGTTCTACACTACAGTTAACCTGGTCTCAAACCACCTGGACGTCATACTAATCCCCCTTTCGGTTTTATCATTACTCATGATTATTAGGGACAAGAATATCAAGATAAGTGAAGGTTTAGCTCTAATAACAATATATCCAATATTGATCCTGTTTTTACTGTTGAGGTAA